Proteins from a genomic interval of Rosa chinensis cultivar Old Blush chromosome 2, RchiOBHm-V2, whole genome shotgun sequence:
- the LOC112183319 gene encoding probable inactive leucine-rich repeat receptor-like protein kinase At3g03770, with the protein MGCFYLFFSVIVSWALFLPSTHELQTSQSQVLTQLRKHLEFPSPLGVLENYTGDLCNLSSPAHLSISCQENSITELKVMGDRLFNVTEFNGFAIPNKTLSEKFSIDSFVTTLSRLPSLRVLSLVSLGIWGRLPDKIHRLSSLEVLDLSSNFIFGSIPPKISTMVKLHTLSLEVNYFNETVPDWLDSLSNLTILCLKNNQLKGQFPSSICRIKTLTDLALSHNELSGKLPDMSTLTSLHVLDLRENDLDSELPVLPKRLVTVLLSKNSFSGKIPVQFGDLSQLQHLDLSFNYLSGAPPSNLFSLPEISYLNLASNMLSGPFPNGLNCGGKLGFVDISNNKLAGDLPSCLGSTSDERVVELSGNCLANASQHQHDHSYCTKALARRKQSSVREIVVLVAVAIGALLVLVLSVLAVICLCRRYRSRKSEHNIFAKAVPDNSPNDLCSNIVTNARYISQAAKLETHGAPVCRLFSLEELRVATNDFDFSMFLGEGSMGKLYKGKLENGTSVAIRSLAISKKCSTNNLKVQLDSLSKLHHPHLVGLLGHCIDSSGQDDSGGKRLFLVYEYISSGNYRTYLSENYPEKVLKWSDRLAILIGVAKAVHFLHTGVIPGSFNNRLKTNNILLDEHRIPKLSDYGMSLITEEIEKPEAKGEGPKSRRKKDLEGDVYNFGFVLLESLVGPIVSGKGETFLLNEMASFGSQDGRRRIVDPVVLTTCSQESLSIVVSITKKCISPEVSSRPSFEDVLWNLQYAAQVQATADADQKSDATSVS; encoded by the exons ATGGGGtgtttttacttgtttttttcaGTGATTGTGTCATGGGCTTTGTTCCTCCCCAGTACCCATGAGTTGCAAACCTCTCAGAGCCAAGTGTTAACGCAGCTGAGGAAACATTTAGAGTTCCCTTCCCCATTAGGAGTTTTGGAGAATTACACTGGAGACCTCTGTAACCTATCTTCCCCTGCACATCTGAGCATTTCATGCCAGGAAAATTCTATCACTGAGCTCAAAGTCATGGGAGATAGGCTTTTTAATGTCACTGAGTTCAATGGATTTGCAATTCCCAATAAAACTCTTTCTGAGAAGTTCTCCATTGATTCTTTTGTGACCACATTGTCAAGGTTGCCTAGCTTGAGGGTTCTTAGCTTAGTGTCTTTGGGGATTTGGGGACGACTTCCTGATAAGATTCATAGGTTATCTTCGCTTGAAGTCTTAGACCTGAGCTCAAATTTCATATTTGGTTCAATTCCCCCTAAGATATCCACAATGGTCAAGCTTCACACTCTAAGCCTGGAGGTCAATTATTTCAATGAGACTGTTCCTGATTGGTTGGACTCGTTATCAAACCTCACCATTTTGTGCTTGAAGAACAATCAGCTCAAGGGTCAGTTTCCTTCTTCAATATGCAGAATTAAGACGCTCACTGACCTTGCTCTGTCTCACAATGAGCTTTCTGGAAAATTACCTGACATGAGTACTTTAACCAGCCTGCATGTATTGGATTTGAGAGAAAATGATTTAGATTCTGAACTACCAGTGTTGCCAAAAAGATTGGTTACAGTACTTCTTAGCAAGAACTCGTTCTCAGGAAAGATTCCGGTGCAATTTGGTGATTTGAGTCAGCTTCAACACCTTGATCTATCATTCAATTATCTCAGTGGAGCACCACCCTCTAACTTGTTCTCTTTGCCAGAGATCAGTTATCTGAATTTAGCATCCAATATGCTGAGTGGACCATTTCCAAATGGTCTAAATTGTGGTGGCAAACTTGGTTTTGTTGATATTTCTAATAACAAGTTAGCAGGGGATCTTCCTTCTTGCCTGGGTAGTACCTCAGATGAGAGAGTTGTTGAACTCAGCGGTAACTGTTTGGCCAATGCTTCCCAACACCAGCATGACCATTCATATTGTACAAAGGCTCTTGCAAGGAGAAAACAATCTAGTGTGAGAGAGATTGTGGTGCTAGTTGCTGTTGCCATCGGAGCACTTCTTGTTTTAGTACTTTCTGTACTTGCGGTTATTTGCTTGTGTAGAAGATACCGTTCAAGGAAGTCTGAGCATAACATATTTGCAAAAGCTGTGCCAGATAATTCACCAAATGATCTTTGCTCGAACATCGTTACAAATGCTA GATATATATCTCAAGCAGCGAAATTAGAGACACATGGTGCCCCAGTATGTCGATTGTTTTCCCTTGAAGAGTTGAGGGTAGCAACAAACGACTTTGATTTCTCAATGTTTTTGGGTGAAGGCTCTATGGGAAAG CTTTACAAAGGCAAGTTGGAAAATGGGACCTCAGTTGCAATCAGATCTCTGGCTATATCAAAAAAATGCTCAACTAATAACCTTAAAGTTCAGCTGGATTCACTCTCAAAGCTTCACCATCCTCACTTGGTTGGCCTGTTGGGTCATTGCATTGACAGTAGTGGACAAGATGATTCTGGTGGCAAAAGACTTTTCCTTGTATATGAATACATCTCTAGTGGGAATTACCGTACCTATCTTTCAG AAAACTATCCAGAGAAGGTTCTCAAGTGGTCTGATAGATTGGCAATTCTAATAGGAGTTGCAAAAGCAGTCCATTTTCTACACACTGGGGTTATTCCAGGTTCTTTCAACAATCGATTGAAAACAAACAACATACTGCTAGATGAGCATCGGATTCCAAAGCTGAGTGACTATGGGATGTCCCTCATcacagaagaaattgaaaaacctgAG GCAAAAGGAGAAGGCCCAAAATCAAG GCGTAAAAAGGATCTGGAGGGTGATGTTTACAACTTTGGATTTGTACTACTTGAATCACTCGTCGGACCTATAGTAAGTGGAAAAGGGGAAACCTTTCTGCTGAATGAAATG GCATCATTTGGGAGCCAAGACGGTCGAAGAAGAATTGTGGATCCAGTTGTGTTGACAACTTGCTCACAGGAGTCGTTATCCATTGTGGTATCGATCACAAAGAAATGCATATCTCCAGAAGTATCATCACGTCCCTCTTTCGAAGACGTGCTTTGGAACTTGCAGTATGCAGCTCAAGTCCAGGCCACTGCTGATGCTGATCAAAAATCCGATGCTACATCCGTGAGCTGA